One stretch of Bradyrhizobium canariense DNA includes these proteins:
- a CDS encoding IclR family transcriptional regulator produces the protein MTGDGRQEPRQGAQAIRRALSVLRILAAGREEGVRLSEVVQSTALTRPTVHRIVHVLIEEGIVERNDKSGRYAIGRQVPELALARQSRTPLLVAAEPHLLKVSQQLGDTLFLTVRTGLDTLCVARRIGAYPIQVLSIEVGARRPLGVSSAGVAILAAVPAPDARKIVAANQVRFEAYRTTMPIVLEQIQAARRRGYGLRDIGLVQGTKSLSAWIRGPDGQPAAAITLSTIRNRLNPRRESEVAEALIGAAHAVEGAISLAK, from the coding sequence ATGACGGGTGATGGCAGGCAGGAACCGCGGCAAGGTGCGCAGGCGATCCGGCGGGCGCTGTCTGTGTTGCGTATTCTTGCCGCGGGCCGTGAAGAAGGCGTGCGGCTTTCGGAGGTTGTGCAATCCACGGCCCTCACCCGCCCCACCGTGCATCGCATCGTGCATGTGCTGATCGAGGAAGGCATCGTGGAACGCAACGACAAGAGCGGGCGCTACGCCATCGGCCGACAGGTCCCCGAATTGGCGCTGGCCCGGCAATCGCGCACGCCGCTGCTGGTCGCGGCCGAGCCCCATCTGCTGAAGGTGTCGCAGCAGCTCGGCGATACCTTGTTTCTAACGGTGCGTACCGGGTTGGACACACTGTGCGTGGCGCGCCGCATCGGCGCCTATCCGATCCAGGTGCTGTCGATCGAAGTCGGCGCGCGGCGTCCATTGGGCGTGAGCAGCGCCGGCGTCGCCATTCTTGCCGCGGTGCCGGCGCCGGACGCGCGCAAGATCGTCGCCGCCAATCAGGTGAGGTTCGAAGCCTATCGTACCACCATGCCGATAGTGCTCGAACAGATTCAGGCGGCGCGGCGCCGGGGTTATGGCTTGCGCGACATCGGCCTGGTGCAGGGTACGAAATCGCTCTCAGCCTGGATCAGGGGGCCAGATGGCCAGCCCGCTGCAGCGATCACGCTCTCGACCATCCGCAACCGGCTCAATCCCCGACGCGAGAGCGAAGTGGCCGAAGCCCTGATCGGCGCCGCGCACGCGGTCGAAGGGGCCATTTCTCTAGCGAAGTGA